One genomic segment of Nothobranchius furzeri strain GRZ-AD chromosome 10, NfurGRZ-RIMD1, whole genome shotgun sequence includes these proteins:
- the LOC107386195 gene encoding protein FAM163B, whose protein sequence is MSAGTVVIAGGILAAVILLTIVAVLCLCRLQYYCCRQEESEKGEEEEPELDTMSPSRPLALCAPPTPPTPEQYSDEPETYPPTFLTEANGPASYSPPLPPRRCQRAHAFCPSCARCSMPFYLQHPERLCNGGRRISYRTVQQQDLELPEDLASFYQKLLRSYTMKEVVTQSYSTDV, encoded by the exons ATGTCAGCCGGGACCGTGGTTATCGCAGGAGGCATTCTGGCTGCAGTCATCTTACTGACCATCGTCGCTGTGTTGTGTTTATGTAGGTTGCAG TATTACTGCTGTAGACAGGAGGAGTCTGAGAAGGGGgaagaggaggaaccagagcttgaCACCATGTCTCCCTCTCGCCCCTTGGCTCTGTGTGCTCCTCCAACTCCTCCAACGCCGGAGCAGTACAGCGACGAGCCCGAGACCTACCCACCCACCTTCCTGACGGAGGCCAACGGGCCTGCCAGTTACTCCCCGCCTCTCCCACCGCGCAGGTGCCAGCGGGCACACGCCTTCTGCCCCTCCTGCGCCCGCTGCTCGATGCCCTTCTACCTGCAGCATCCAGAGAGACTGTGCAATGGGGGCCGCAGGATCAGCTACAGGACTGTGCAGCAGCAGGACCTGGAACTGCCCGAGGATCTGGCCAGTTTCTACCAGAAGCTGCTCCGCTCCTACACCATGAAGGAGGTGGTGACCCAAAGCTACAGCACCGACGTCTAG